In Streptomyces ambofaciens ATCC 23877, a single genomic region encodes these proteins:
- a CDS encoding ATP-binding protein — translation MKAGQDRLLQNGLAVHDRIPAPASWRIALPHSAAAVPVARALVRTALAELEHPADGDTAELLTAELVANAVEHTSGGSPIELVVELLPSGCQVEVHDPDPSPPGDLTRPDKEPPDPWQEHGRGLLLIRALSSSCGHRPTGSGKAVWFRLPAVPAPRRSPE, via the coding sequence TTGAAAGCAGGACAGGACCGCCTGCTCCAGAACGGACTCGCCGTGCACGATCGCATCCCAGCCCCCGCCTCCTGGCGCATCGCGCTGCCGCACTCCGCTGCGGCCGTGCCGGTCGCCCGCGCCCTGGTGCGGACGGCGCTGGCCGAGCTGGAGCACCCGGCCGACGGCGACACCGCGGAGCTGCTCACGGCGGAACTGGTCGCGAACGCCGTGGAGCACACCTCCGGCGGGTCGCCGATAGAGCTGGTCGTGGAGCTGCTGCCGAGCGGCTGCCAGGTCGAGGTGCACGATCCGGACCCGTCGCCGCCCGGCGACCTCACCCGCCCGGACAAGGAGCCGCCCGACCCCTGGCAGGAGCACGGGCGCGGCCTGCTGCTGATCCGCGCCCTGAGCTCGTCCTGCGGTCACCGCCCCACCGGGTCCGGCAAGGCGGTCTGGTTCAGGCTTCCTGCCGTACCCGCTCCGCGTCGCTCCCCGGAGTGA
- a CDS encoding enoyl-CoA hydratase family protein: MSPFTGSTAPTPTWRHLRVDLTDGVATVTLARPDKLNALTFGAYADLRDLLAELSRERSVRALVLAGEGRGFCSGGDVDEIIGATLSMDTAQLLDFNRMTGQVVRAVRECPFPVIAAVHGVAAGAGAVLALAADFRVADPSARFAFLFTRVGLSGGDMGAAYLLPRVVGLGHATRLLMLGEPVRAPEAERIGLISELTDEGRVDEAARSLARRLADGPALAYAQTKALLTAELDMPLAAAVELDASTQALLMKGEDYAEFHASFTEKRPPKWNGR; this comes from the coding sequence ATGAGTCCCTTCACCGGCTCCACCGCTCCCACCCCCACGTGGCGGCATCTGCGCGTCGACCTCACCGACGGCGTCGCCACCGTCACCCTCGCCCGCCCCGACAAGCTCAACGCCCTCACCTTCGGCGCCTACGCCGACCTGCGCGACCTGCTCGCCGAGCTGTCCCGGGAGCGGTCCGTGCGGGCCCTGGTGCTGGCCGGCGAGGGGCGCGGCTTCTGCTCCGGCGGCGACGTCGACGAGATCATCGGCGCGACCCTCTCCATGGACACCGCCCAGTTGCTGGACTTCAACCGGATGACCGGCCAGGTGGTGCGGGCCGTGCGGGAATGCCCGTTCCCGGTGATCGCCGCGGTCCACGGGGTCGCCGCCGGGGCCGGCGCGGTCCTGGCCCTGGCCGCGGACTTCCGCGTCGCCGACCCGTCCGCCCGCTTCGCCTTCCTCTTCACCCGGGTCGGCCTCTCCGGCGGCGACATGGGCGCCGCCTACCTGCTGCCTCGCGTGGTCGGCCTGGGCCACGCCACCCGGCTGCTGATGCTCGGCGAACCGGTGCGGGCGCCCGAGGCCGAGCGGATCGGCCTGATCAGCGAGCTGACCGACGAGGGCCGCGTCGACGAGGCCGCCCGGTCGCTGGCCCGGCGCCTCGCCGACGGCCCGGCCCTGGCGTACGCCCAGACCAAGGCCCTCCTCACCGCCGAACTGGACATGCCGCTGGCGGCGGCGGTGGAGCTGGACGCCTCGACGCAGGCCCTCCTGATGAAGGGCGAGGACTACGCCGAGTTCCACGCCTCGTTCACGGAGAAGCGGCCTCCGAAGTGGAACGGACGGTAG